From the genome of Sylvia atricapilla isolate bSylAtr1 chromosome 26, bSylAtr1.pri, whole genome shotgun sequence, one region includes:
- the TBXA2R gene encoding thromboxane A2 receptor, which yields MEPPNSSMPRQADSCFGVFNASDGRASAQNSIASPWFSTAFGLIGLCSNLFALCVLVTSSRKLSSQARSSFLIFLCGLVVTDFMGLLVTASVIIPYHFTKFSWVEVDPGCHLCNFLGFSMVFFGQCPLLLGATMAGERFLGINHPFSRSTSLSKRRAWAIVGLVWGFSCLLGLLPVFGLGRYTLQFPGSWCFLTLLPDTGDVVFCLLFALLGILSVLLSFVLNTISVVTLCRVYHNRESVQRRRDSEVEMMVQLVGIMIIATICWMPLLIFIVQTVLQHLPGQAQVLPVDTQEMLLIYIRMVTWNQILDPWVYILFRRAVLQRVYPRLHPRPSIVSLTPSLPRKLTAGSVLQ from the exons ATGGAGCCCCCCAACAGCAGCATGCCCAGGCAGGCAGACTCGTGCTTCGGGGTGTTCAATGCCAGTGATGGCCGTGCCAGTGCACAGAACAGCATCGCCTCACCCTGGTTCTCCACGGCCTTTGGCCTCATCGGTCTCTGTTCCAACCTCTTTGCCCTCTGCGTCCTGGTCACCTCCTCCCGCAAGCTCTCCAGCCAGGCCCGCTCCTccttcctcatcttcctctgTGGGCTGGTGGTCACAGACTTCATGGGGCTGCTGGTGACGGCCTCAGTCATCATCCCCTACCACTTCACCAAGTTCTCCTGGGTCGAGGTGGACCCTGGGTGCCATCTCTGCAACTTCCTCGGCTTCTCCATGGTCTTCTTTGGACAGtgcccactgctgctgggggcCACCATGGCTGGGGAGCGGTTCTTAGGCATCAACCATCCCTTCTCCCGCTCCACCAGCCTCTCCAAGCGCCGTGCCTGGGCCATTGtggggctggtgtggggctTCTCCTGCTTGCTGGGACTGCTGCCGGTGTTTGGGCTGGGGCGGTACACACTGCAGTTCCCCGGCTCGTGGTGCTTCCTCACCCTCCTGCCTGACACTGGCGATGTCGTCTTCTGCCTTCTCTTTGCCCTGCTGGGCATTCTCTCCGTGCTGCTCTCCTTCGTCCTCAACACCATCAGTGTGGTCACTCTCTGCCGCGTCTACCACAACCGCGAGTCGGTGCAGCGGCGCCGAGACAGCGAGGTGGAGATGATGGTGCAGCTCGTGGGCATCATGATAATCGCCACCATCTGCTGGATGCCCCTGCTG ATCTTCATTGTCCAGACGgtcctgcagcacctgcctggCCAGGCACAGGTGCTGCCCGTGGACACgcaggagatgctgctgatCTACATCCGCATGGTCACTTGGAACCAGATCCTGGACCCCTGGGTCTACATCCTGTTCCGCCGGGCCGTGCTGCAGCGTGTGTACCCCCGGCTGCACCCCCGGCCCTCCATTGTCTCCCTcaccccctccctgccccgcAAGCTCACCGCTGGCTCTGTCCTTCAGTAG
- the GIPC3 gene encoding PDZ domain-containing protein GIPC3, which yields MQRAGRHGRQPPEGGPMENGVGQEPGTPEPPGPAAPRAPRTRPRLVFHTQLAHGSPTGRIEGFTNVKELYAKIAEVFNISPTEILFCTLNTHKVDMQKLLGGQIGLEDFIFAHIRGETKEVEVTKTEDALGLTITDNGAGYAFIKRIKEGSIINRLQTVCVGDSIEAINDHTIVGCRHYEVARMLRELPRAQPFTLRLVQPKKAFDMIGQRTRTGKSPGEGRVASGKETLRLRTQGPAVLEEGPSPSEEEAARRVDDLLESYMGIRDSELASTMVEVAKGSPSVAQLAQGLDSVLGEFAFPQEFVAEVWAAVCHPKGDKE from the exons ATGCAGCGGGCGGGCAGGCACGGCCGGCAGCCCCCCGAGGGCGGCCCCATGGAGAACGGTGTGGGGCAGGAGCCGGGGACCCCTGAGCCacccggccccgcagccccccgggctCCCCGCACCCGCCCCAGGCTGGTGTTCCACACGCAGCTGGCCCATGGCAGCCCCACGGGGCGCATCGAGGGCTTCACCAATGTCAAGGAGCTCTACGCCAAAATCGCCGAGGTCTTCAACATCTCGCCCACTGAG ATCCTCTTCTGCACGCTCAACACGCACAAAGTGGACATGCAGAAGCTGCTGGGGGGACAGATTGGCCTGGAGGATTTCATCTTCGCCCACATCCGGGGTGAGACCAAGGAGGTGGAGGTGACCAAGACAGAGGATGCGCTTGGCCTCACCATCACAGACAATGGGGCTGGCTACGCCTTCATCAAG AGGATCAAGGAGGGGAGCATCATCAACCGGCTGCAGACGGTGTGTGTAGGGGACAGCATCGAAGCTATCAATGACCACACCATCGTGGGCTGCCGGCACTACGAGGTGGCCCGGATGCTGCGGGAGCTGCCACGGGCTCAGCCCTTCACCCTCCGCCTGGTCCAGCCCAAAAAGGCCTTTG ACATGATCGGGCAGCGAACACGGACAGGCAAATCCCCCGGCGAAGGCAGAGTGGCCAGCGGGAAGGAAACGCTGCGGCTGCGGACACAGGGGCCGGCCGTGCTGGAGGAGGGG cccagcccctccgAGGAAGAAGCTGCCCGGCGGGTGGACGATCTGCTGGAGAGTTACATGGGCATCCGTGACAGCGAGCTGG CCTCGACGATGGTGGAGGTGGCCAAGGGCAGCCCCAGCGTGGCCCAGCTGGCCCAAGGGCTGGACTCAGTGCTGGGCGAGTTTGCCTTCCCCCAGGAGTTTGTGGCTGAGGTTTGGGCAGCTGTTTGCCACCCCAAGGGGGATAAGGAGTAG